The Rhopalosiphum maidis isolate BTI-1 chromosome 1, ASM367621v3, whole genome shotgun sequence genome has a segment encoding these proteins:
- the LOC113556533 gene encoding mediator of RNA polymerase II transcription subunit 19, whose translation MSGFPSSYSPKSSPRGARSPVVSRQDSTGTLKTTISLGKNPSIVHSGPFYLMKEPPCESELTGSVNLMAYYGLEHTYSKFSGKRLKESLSSFLPNLPGIIDTPGHNDQSSLRSVIEKPPIGGKEILPLTTHQLAGFRLHPGPLPEQYRYANQPPTKKHKNKHKKSKYKSGEALSQDMAANELGLGDIHEKKHKKQKRHDDDKERKKRKKEKKKKKQKHSPEHPGNITPGQHSN comes from the exons ATGTCTGGTTTCCCGTCGTCGTATTCACCAAAATCATCGCCTCGAGGTGCCAGGTCTCCCGTCGTCTCCAGGCAGGATTCTACGGGCACCCTCAAGACGACTATATCATTGGGCAAGAATCCGTCGATTGTACATAGTGGACCATTTTATCTTATGAAAGAACCGCCAT GTGAAAGTGAATTGACTGGGTCTGTTAATTTAATGGCCTATTATGGTCTAGAACACACATATAGTAAATTCAGCGGTAAAAGACTTAAAGAAAGCTTATCATCATTTTTACCCAATTTACCTGGTATTATTGACACTCCTGGACATAATGATCaaag ttcATTACGTTCTGTCATTGAAAAACCCCCAATTGGAGGAAAGGAAATTTTGCCATTAACGACTCATCAACTAGCTGGTTTTCGATTACATCCAGGACCA ttGCCAGAGCAGTATCGTTATGCAAATCAACCGCCTACaaagaaacataaaaacaaacacaaaaaaagCAAATACAAAAGCGGTGAAGCCCTTTCTCAAGATATGGCAGCTAATGAATTAGGGTTGGGTGATATTCATGAGAAGAagcataaaaaacaaaaacgtcACGACGATGATAAAGAACGGAAAAAACggaaaaaagagaaaaaaaagaagaaacaaAAGCACAGTCCAGAACATCCAGGAAATATAACTCCTGGTCAACATTCAAACTGA
- the LOC113557466 gene encoding transmembrane protein 231-like isoform X1, which produces MSLHVVYSRSFGIKYKASVCSKAFILYVVITLLTFILPLLFCYRSSGLWIKYEKYREQPMVQFKLQYLLYAETSDPTSPLICGNFPRTLKTTGFCSTIKVIEEDINIDGKKEFLDLELYLTMNETLDVHSITLLLIFDFKIQDLCLLEMESMAVITYSSGLPGGRLDVFGDLNLIQKTPLVCTSRKPIRMNRPILLFGSPDWLVNIYEEYSKRILSTKLDNVLVKWTRGRPYKQPFLIKTKINYDSVEILYKPKFWQVMKWAWIQYFSILVLSVFIFKKVKRFLFTNHIVTTKIERST; this is translated from the exons ATGTCGTTGCACGTAGTTTATAGTAGATCATTTGGAATCAAGTACAAAGCTTCTGTTTGTTCtaaagcatttattttatatgtcgttataacgttattaacttttattttgccaTTGTTATTTTGCTATCGAAGCAGTG GACTATGGATTAAATACGAGAAATACAGAGAACAGCCTATGGTACAATTTAAGTTGCAGTATTTGTTATACGCTGAAACGTCTGATCCCACGTCTCCGTTGATTTGCGGGAATTTTCCGCGGACATTAAAAACTACGGGGTTTTGTTCTACCATCAAG GTTATAGAAGAAGACATTAACATTGATGGGAAAAAAGAATTTTTGGATTTAGAGTTATATTTGACTATGAATGAAACATTAGATGTACATTCTATaactttattgttaatatttgatttcaaaatacaa GATTTGTGTTTACTTGAAATGGAATCCATGgcagttattacttatagttCTGGATTGCCAGGCGGTAGACTGGACGTATTTGgcgatttaaatttgatacaaaAAACACCCTTAGTATGCACATCGAGGAAACCTATTCGTATGAACAGacctatattgttatttggaTCTCCTGACTGGCTGGTTAACATATACGAAGAATACTCAAAACGAATTc tttccaCTAAATTGGATAACGTTTTAGTAAAGTGGACAAGAGGTCGACCTTATAAACAgccatttttgattaaaactaaaataaactatgaCTCAGtagaaattttatacaaaccgAAGTTTTGGCAAGTAATGAAGTGGGCAtggatacaatatttttcaatacttgtgttatcagtatttatatttaaaaaagttaagcgatttttatttactaatcatATAGTTACTACAAAAATAGAACGTTCAACttag
- the LOC113557466 gene encoding transmembrane protein 231-like isoform X2 has product MVQFKLQYLLYAETSDPTSPLICGNFPRTLKTTGFCSTIKVIEEDINIDGKKEFLDLELYLTMNETLDVHSITLLLIFDFKIQDLCLLEMESMAVITYSSGLPGGRLDVFGDLNLIQKTPLVCTSRKPIRMNRPILLFGSPDWLVNIYEEYSKRILSTKLDNVLVKWTRGRPYKQPFLIKTKINYDSVEILYKPKFWQVMKWAWIQYFSILVLSVFIFKKVKRFLFTNHIVTTKIERST; this is encoded by the exons ATGGTACAATTTAAGTTGCAGTATTTGTTATACGCTGAAACGTCTGATCCCACGTCTCCGTTGATTTGCGGGAATTTTCCGCGGACATTAAAAACTACGGGGTTTTGTTCTACCATCAAG GTTATAGAAGAAGACATTAACATTGATGGGAAAAAAGAATTTTTGGATTTAGAGTTATATTTGACTATGAATGAAACATTAGATGTACATTCTATaactttattgttaatatttgatttcaaaatacaa GATTTGTGTTTACTTGAAATGGAATCCATGgcagttattacttatagttCTGGATTGCCAGGCGGTAGACTGGACGTATTTGgcgatttaaatttgatacaaaAAACACCCTTAGTATGCACATCGAGGAAACCTATTCGTATGAACAGacctatattgttatttggaTCTCCTGACTGGCTGGTTAACATATACGAAGAATACTCAAAACGAATTc tttccaCTAAATTGGATAACGTTTTAGTAAAGTGGACAAGAGGTCGACCTTATAAACAgccatttttgattaaaactaaaataaactatgaCTCAGtagaaattttatacaaaccgAAGTTTTGGCAAGTAATGAAGTGGGCAtggatacaatatttttcaatacttgtgttatcagtatttatatttaaaaaagttaagcgatttttatttactaatcatATAGTTACTACAAAAATAGAACGTTCAACttag
- the LOC113557465 gene encoding LOW QUALITY PROTEIN: dynein regulatory complex subunit 7-like (The sequence of the model RefSeq protein was modified relative to this genomic sequence to represent the inferred CDS: inserted 1 base in 1 codon): MDSDSLDWIWGDFNNSSNLAELIEEDEDDNYALFDSNNDDQLDTSSDSSLNNDCSLLIGDKRTAQELNEIVNDIKNQYNKTLSELDLTTDGKLEDDNHKVVDKFYTDALETVKTKLMDVEIEWSDTLYQYTVNEKNISESYTKITSIEKLINLYAGNFVEQLKIKYPNRRPLVLVLLNECGVQKCVCTTIKPSRLVYPNLKDWTSYSEFVAKHITYIKLEEPVAVPNKIMSPTTTLEMQTANCFEMAILLVSFLIGCECNAFVVYGYATEMVCNNDLRKVKLDRGEYLKDEYKSDSEDITEDFEDSYSLKPNNDLCSEYVKFLIEEEKXKTMVKDEVKEIDFNYSSDPLFGRRVHAWVLIMPLKNKGENINEFPYFIEPSTGERKEISNENYIGIEAIWNNKNYWVNLQSLDGGCMQYDFTLTNSKYWEHFLPDKHQSLRGMTLDLKHNENMTFKHLVMPNSWVNVLQVPRNKYLMLYPSGKKVVTYMNAIKEFYSDYIMPDGLIEKTTFFSDTEYVNKIFVTEIYKNRIDKLIRVETKYTINENETIEYFISGRDDFLRTHMFYGDCNNIHTKRFVTFYNLRLDSMAELKIDENSFITTFNNRSDLLYWRKCIFQQTDKNNSQHLNIKRKSMSIVEKYLRDKSKHKDRDIATISFNLESNSIYVQYQYGEGQITQSSRLFQKPTSIRKEDFDPKSVIEDIVYPYEGHLKTHEAYIMLRDLIEAEKEALHNVSKLEDDIIQMIGTRSRERSEFKLKMDSLDWDRNHGIRKLLQNENDKKLALSKRDKKTTLITNNSLSYYVIIKKHFTQDNNALNVREKIIQHFRQNTKKRFIRTKELFIKKQFKLQSMMKALETDYFKEVELKNKTLILCSLLKNELNTLMLKMERYNETRIERYNNLVSYLNSYPDFKTLLPLKFV; encoded by the exons ATGGATTCTGATTCATTGGATTGGATATGGGgggattttaataattcatctaATTTGGCCGAGTTGATTGAAGAAGACGAAGACGATAACTACGCATTGTTTGATAGTAATAATGACGATCAGTTAGACACTAGCTCCGATTCGAGTCTTAATAACGATTGCTCGTTGTTAATTGGAGATAAGAGAACAGCACAAGAACTTAATGAAATTGTCAATGATATCAAGAATCAATATAACAAAACGTTGTCCGAATTAGATTTGACGACTGATGGCAAACTTGAAGATGACAATCACAAAGTTGTCGATAAATTTTACACAGATGCTTTAGAAACAGTCAAAACTAAATTGATGGATGTCGAAATAGAATGGTCGGATACATTGTATCAATATACTGTAAACGA gaaaaatatatcagaatcttacacaaaaattacaagtatTGAAAAACTGATAAATTTGTACGCCGGCAATTTTGTTGAacagcttaaaataaaatatccaaatagAAGACCGTTGGTTTTAGTACTCCTAAATGAATGCGGTGTACAG aAATGTGTTTGCACTACAATCAAGCCATCTCGATTAGTTTACCCTAATCTGAAAGATTGGACCAGTTACAGCGAATTTGTTGctaaacatataacatatatcaaGTTAGAAGAACCTGTGGCTGtg CCTAACAAAATCATGTCTCCTACAACAACATTAGAGATGCAAACTGCTAACTGTTTTGAAATGGCGATATTGttagtttcttttttaattggttGTGAATGCAATGCTTTTGTTGTGTACGGTTATGCCACAGAAATGGTGTGCAATAATGATTTAAGAAAAGTCAAATTAGACAGGGGAGAATAT ttaaaagatGAATACAAGTCCGATTCCGAAGATATTACGGAAGATTTTGAAGATTCGTATTCTTTAAAACCTAACAATGATTTGTGTAGTGAATATGTTAAGTTTCTAatagaagaagaaa aaaaaacgatggtTAAAGATGAAGTAAAAGag ATCGACTTTAATTATTCTTCTGATCCGTTATTTGGGAGACGAGTGCATGCTTGGGTCTTGATTATGCCATTGAAAAATAAGGgcgaaaatataaatgaatttccatattttattgaacctAGTACGGGCGAACGAAAAGAAATTTCTAACGAGAATTACATAGGAATAGAAGCGAtttggaataataaaaattattgggtTAATTTACAGTCATTGGACGGAGGTTGTATG caGTATGATTTTACTCTGACAAATTCAAAGTATTGGGAACATTTTTTACCAGATAAACATCAAAGTTTACGAGGGATGACATTAGATTTAAAACACAATGAAAATATGACATTCAAACATCTTGTGATGCCTAATTCGTGGGTTAACGTTTTACAAGTTCCTAGGAACA AATATCTTATGTTATATCCAAGTGGTAAAAAAGTTGTGACCTATATGAATGCGATCAAAGAGTTTTATTCTGATTACATCATGCCTGATGGATTGATTGAAAAAACTACATTCTTTTCTGATACCGAGtacgttaataaaatatttgtaacggaaatatacaaaaatagaatAGATAAGTTAATCAGAGTTGAGACAAAATATACcattaatgaaaatgaaaccatagaatattttataagcggCCGGGATGACTTTTTaagaa caCATATGTTTTATGGTGATTGTAACAATATACACACCAAACGATTTGttacgttttataatttgagaCTTGATTCAATGGCTGAATTAAAAATCGATGAAAACAGTTTCATAACtacgtttaataatag atcagatttattatattggcgCAAGTGTATATTTCAACAAacagacaaaaataatagtcaaCATTTAAACATCAAAAGGAAATCTATG agtattgttgaaaaatatttaagagataaatcaaaacataaaGATCGAGATATTGCAACTATAAGTTTTAATCTTGAATCTAATAGTATTTACGTTCAATATCAATATGGCGAAGGACAGATAACTCAATCAAGTAGATTATTTCAAAAGCCTACTTCTATAAGAAAAGAAGATTTTGATCCTAAATCTGTTATTGAAGATATTGTTTATCCATATGAGGGACATCTGAAAACCCACGAagcgtatattatgttacgagATTTGATTGAAGCCGAAAAAGAAGCTTTACATAATGTATCAAAACTAGAggatgatattatacaaatgataGGGACTCGAAGTCGAGAACGATCAGAGTTTAAGTTAAAGATGGATTCATTGGATTGGGATAGAAATCATGGGATCAGAAAATTACTCCAAAAcgaa aatgATAAAAAGCTTGCTCTTTCTAAACgagataaaaaaacaacactaataactaataactctttgtcatattatgtaattattaaaaaacattttacacaaGATAACAATGCTTTAAATGTTCgtgaaaaaatcatacaacattttagacaaaatacaaaaaaacggTTTATACGAACTAaagagttatttataaaa AAACAATTCAAGTTACAATCCATGATGAAGGCACTAGAAACCGACTATTTCAAAGAGGTtgaactcaaaaataaaacgttaatattGTGTTCGTTGTTGAAAAACGAACTTAACACATTGATGTTGAAAATGGAAAGATACAATGAAACTCGTATTGAGAGATACAATAATTTGGTATCATACTTAAATAGTTATcctgattttaaaactttgttacctttaaaatttgtataa